Part of the Triticum urartu cultivar G1812 chromosome 2, Tu2.1, whole genome shotgun sequence genome, AAAATAGTATGCTAAATACTGCTGTTTAAGACTTCTCTTTCATCCTGTTTTAGTCTGAGCTTTTGCACTTTTCTACTTCTCTTCCATATTTGTTGGATAAACGGTTCTTTCATATTGGTGATTTGATCTTATATCTTCTTGTAAATCAAGCATGGTGTTCTGTTTTTCCTGCAAGCGTGTAGGTTTATATACATACATATTCGTTTCAAAGTAGGATTCCAGAACATATCTGCCAATCAACCGGCTGATCATACATGCAAAAATCAATGAGACAAGGTCTCTGCCAGTAGTGAATGACACCAGGTCTCTGCCAGTAGTGAATGACACCAGGTCTCTGCCAGTAGTGAATGAAGAAGGATCTGCGCAAGCGGCATCGACTGCCGAAGATGTTGCCGCCGACGACCGTcggtggcggcggagggaggAGAAAAAAGCACAGGCCCCTCCATTTGGACTTGCTCTTACACAATCAATTCACTGATATAACAAGCGTTGTTTCGTTTGCCATCTTAAGCCGAAATTTCACAGTTGAGTAACTTTGGAAACAGTAGGTTGAGATAGGTCACAAAGCAATCCAGTAATCCACCTCTTCATGGGAAATTCAGTCTAAAGAAAGGAAAACAAAGAGGCAAATCACACAATCCTTTCCAATTCCCTCGCGTAGCCGAGGGTCTGGTACTCTTGTTGATGACCGGCGCCGCCGGTATCTCCTTGCAGGGCTGGGACTCCTTCGCCTTTGGAACAAGACCCGGCCGTCCTTGACATCCCACTCGGGGTGTTCCTGTTGACAACACGACGATACTTTACAACCCATGGTCATAATAACTCACGTAATTCACACCGGGAGCACAAGGCATGGAACTTTACCTCTGCGATGTACTGTTGCAGTTCCTTGTCGGAGCTGAAACTAAACATCTTCTTCGCGTCGCTTATTGACAGGTAATCATATCCCTTCTCGCTGCACCCGGCTATCTCGTCCCTGCGGACGCAGCAGATATCATCACAGTCATGGACAAATAGCACAAGGAGCTAAATCGGAAGGGGTGGTGACAGACGCCAACTTACCTAACCGTTTTTGCGAGAAGGTCCATGAAGTATACAACATAGGATTCATGCGGCGCGTTCTGTCGAGCGTTCAGCACGCGGATGTAGGTGCCCTCCAAAGGACTGCTCGAGCTCGACCCCGTGCTTGATGCAAGCATTCTCCAGCGCTTTGGCGGGCAGAAGCTCCAGCTCAGTGTGGAACTCCGCAATTCTATTCTGGACCAACAGCCTCAGAAGGTTAAGCCCCATGATTGGGTATTCCCCCGGTGATGGAGGAATTTATGCCACTGCAAGCATCAACATGATTTAGTATCATTAGCATGATATATACATGCAAAACAGGAAATTCTACATGTTCTTAGACAAAATATCCATCAACATGTCCAGACATTTTGCAACATGCTCTGAACTTGATAAAGCAAACATCTAACACGGAATAAGATGCATAAGCAACTCTCCTAAAATATTAAAAAAACATAAGCATTTGCCAGTCTGGCGAGGGCATCACGGCTCATCAGCTTGCCAGAAACCTAAGAGTTCCATACAAACCCAATCTACATGTCTAACTTATGTGGCTTGCAAAGATAAATTTCCAACACAGCCTCCTGTTCCATATCCGACTACCCAACAGAACCGAGCAACTACATAACTCATGCAAGACTAACCCAAAAAGCTATTTTGGTTTGACTCATTTACCAACTTACGCCCAAAGAAAACCAATAATACTCATTTGTTATGACTTTAATACCCAATAGAAGATGAAAGAGAACAGGGACCTGTATTAAATGACAGACCACACGATGCATAAACACAGAAGACAACTGCAAAGTGGGGTATTCCTCGGGAAAAAAAAACTGCAAAGTGGTAAGAAAAGGAACTAACCATGTGGCCATGTAATAAGGCTTGAGCTGGCAGAAGTCCCTTTCAAATGCATCTTGGTCTTCCATTTTCACACTCAAATAAACTGCCTGCTCATAAATGTCCCCTGAAAGGTTTCAGCTTGATTTAGTAGTTGCTCTGTTAAGGATAAATCGGAAGAACAGAGCATATATTTGTAAATAGCTGGACCATAACAATATAGACACACATATTCCTCCAAAACACAGGGCATAGGTTGCGTCGATCGACAGAATAGTTCATGCATGGCAACAACATATGAACGATTATCTTCATGAATCTTAACATAACACTATCTGAATGACGAAAACTTATCATCAAATACAAACATCCAGAGCAGCATCAGAGGTCAAGTCGAAAAAGAGCAATGTTATCCCAAGAATTCACATTATCTTCATGATTCAGTCCTAGGATAACACATTCAAGCCATGTATAAATTCATATGGCTGCAACCATTTGACTCAAACTCCTAAAGTAAAATCGCACGACCAAAACAAAACAGTGTTAGGGGTGCAAAGATCCCCGACCACATCCTCGAGCCAACGGTGTTTAGGACATCCAGAGCTTTCCTTTGCGCGCTCTGCAATCAGGTTTTAACGAACAAATAGCTTCAAAATTGAGATACTACTATTAAATTTCTTAGCGAACGACGGGGAGAAAGCGAGATTGAACTGTGGAATCAAAGGAGCTCACCTTGGTGCCGAGCAGCTCCACCATGAACTGCGACGACGACGCCCCGTCCCTCCTCGTCGGCCGTGCCACCACCGTGACGCGCGAGCCGACGGCCATCCTGCACGGCAGCTCCACGGCCACCGGGGCACCGAGACGGTGGCGGGGCAGGACGCGGGGGCTGACGGGGAAGGGGAAGGGATGAGGAGGAGGTGGCAGCGGAAGGGGAGAGGATGTGGGGCAGTAGGGTAGCCGCGGCTGCGAAGGCGGAGGAGGCTGCGGCGTCGATGGAGGAGATGGAGGAGGAGTTGGCACCGCGGCGGAAGCGGGTGGAGGAGAGCGCGAGGCGGGCGCGGCGGGGCGTGTCGGGGGTCGGGAAGGTGCGCGTGTGGGGCCGGAGCGGGCCTCGAGCTCGCGGCGGCGCGGGCAGTCGGCGGTGGCGACGGGCGCGACGGAGACGGAGGCTCGGGCCGCACCAGCCACGTGTAAACGGTGCGACCCAGCCTTGTCCGAGTCAGCGCGCGGGCACGCGCTCATTGGCCAGCATGGCACCTGACGGACGGGCCCAACCGATCAGTTTCCGTGTCAATACGTATAAACAGCATTTTTAGTCTCTTTTCCAACGCCTCGCCTCAAAGTTGGTACTAACACATAAAAATTACCAATCTTGATACCAATCTTTTTCCAATGCCCCAATTGTGATACTTCTGTGCAATTTACTCCTTCATTGTCGTCACGAATAATCATCCCAACACCAGTGATGCCCGGCCGCTCGCAGAAAGAGTCGTCGACGTTCAGCTTCAGCCACCCCTCAGGTGGTGACGTCCAGTTCTGCGGCGGCTTCAACAAGGTGTGTTTGTGAAATCGCGAGTATATAGATGTGAATGAAGAAGACATGTTTCTGCTCCAATCAAATATTATTACTTTAAGCCATAGAATTTTTTTCCACAATACTTTGAGAAGGCCGATTCGGTCGCGAAGGAGGCGCTCGACGCCGGCAAAGAGGATGTCGCCGCACACTTCGAGGAGGCGGACGCGGTGGACCAACTCACGTGTGCAAGTCTGCCTGTGAGTACCACCTCAATGTGAAGCTCTCATGTGCCCCGCCGTCTCCCCGTCTAGGATGTGATATCGACCGAACCTCGTTGGCGAAATCCGATCTGTTGttgtggcccgatctttcacgacaCTCCACCACCAATAGCAGCAACCTCTCGTCCGCGCACGCGGTGTACACGAAATAGAGGGTTTGAACCTTGCGGCTCAGCACGAGAAAACCAATCTCAACGACGGTACTCACGCACAAAACAATTTCCTCAAAGAGAAATCGCAACATAGAGGTTTTCTAAAGCTTCCTCCAAAACTTAGTGATTTTTAGACAATTTTCCCCAAAACTCGATACGGATATTTACCCTAAAAATACATCGTGTCTATTCCTAAAAATAACCTCCTTTTACATGGCCGAAGCCTGACCTTTTTATAGGCGACGCTAACCAATGCAAACCGACTAAGGAAAACCAATCTAACCGGACTCTCTCTGTCCTCTATCCAAACTAATTAAAATTTACCTAGTTAATTATCCGGCAACTTTGATCTTTTTCAAGAGTGGCCCCCAGCCAACAGAGCACAAGGAAAGAAAATCAAACACGTCAAAAGTCCTCGAGGCATCTTCACGTGTCTTCTCTTTGCGTGGTAGAAAAATAAATAGATTTTTATTTTTTATCTTGTGGACCAAACCAGTTAAATCAGAGTCTGCTTGAGTCCTTGAATCATCGTAGGTCTCCTTTTCTTTCTCTAACGTGACACAAGGACATCCATTAGAGTAATTACCCCAGCATGCATGATTGCATGTACGTGCAGCTATAACATACAGACCAAGGCATCCAAAATATATGTACGTGTATGTCTTGTCCCCAAACATGTCCTTATATTTTTCTTCGTACTGATACAAACCCAACCTCTTTAGCTGGTCCTGATGGATACAAGTTTTGGCAAGTAGCTTTTCCTCAATTGTCGTGGCCGTAACAATATCGACTACTGTAGTTAATTATGCGTGGTCATATTATGTGTGCAGTAATGAACTATGAACTATGTGTGTGTGTTTAACTCCGGCAAGGTCCGGATTGTAACGCAAACATGTTAtctttaagtttttaaatttatGGTATCTATTCTCCGCCAGATAAGACGTGCTTGGAAAATCAATTTAGGGCTAACCATAAATCAATTTTGCGGGTTGGCCATTTAGCGGCTCTACTAGATAGAGATGCTGAGGTTGAGTGGGACTTGTATATCTAATATTTCAAATTTACTATACTCACGTTTTTCCATTCTTAGTTTCCCAACCATTTGACAATTTGCAAAAAAATTGAACTCAACTGTATTAAGACAAATTTTACATTGAACAATTGTTCTTCAGACTAATAATTACGTCCTAGGTTCCACGTCACAGAGACCCATCATCCAGCGCTCGTTCCAGATCAGACGGCTCCGCACCCTCATCCTCATCGCTCTCCCTCTAGATCCACCATCATCGACACTAACAATTGTTCCCCGCTATTAATTACCCCAATGCCGATCTCTTCCCTCCTCGATCTCTCCCCGTAGCTCTCTCCCCtcgccccctcccctcccctcccctcctagGGTTCGATCGAAGCCCCCGCCCACCTCGCCGGCCAGGTAAACCGGCTGTTTCCCCCCGCCACGCCCGGATCTCGAGGCGATCCATCCTTTCCCCCGATTCGCGTGCCGCTGCAGCAGATCTGTGTCGCATGTCGCTGTTTCCCGGCCGCCTGATCCGTGTCGAAGCCCGCGTCGCGTCACAATGCGCTGTGTGTGTGTATGTCGAATCGTTCTTGTTCATGCTGCTGGTTGGATAGGCCGCCTGGTTTCATTTTTTGAATATGATGATACATGTCTGCTGTGTCTAGGATGCATGTTGAAATGGGCACAAAATCTCGCCGGCGAACCAAGCTTTGGGTCGTTATTAAATCTCACGCACCAGATATGCATGTTGAAAAGAACACATAATCTCTCTTAATTAGTTTCTGTTGGGCAACAAACAACCGGTACTTCATCTGCACCCTTGCACATGATGCGCACTAGATAGATGCATGCCCCTTCCCTTGCCCAATAATACCACAATCCATCTCGTCTTCAACTGGATCGATTCTGTTCTACCATTGTCTCATGGCCGCTCATGTCGATGTCTACGCGAATCAGGAAAGCAACTGATTGTCTTAATTAGTGGCCAGTGGGGATGGCCTGCCATGCTTTCTGGCCATTTTACACGCATGTGAATGCATTATATTTGACAATATATATGTCCCGTCTCTTCATTGTGCAGTAGCAATGGCGACAAAGTACATCATTGGCACACTGGTCGGATCCTTTGGCATTGCGTACGTCTGCGACACCACCGTTTCTGACAAGAAGATCTTTGGAGGTGAGTAGTACCATGCTGTTACATACATGCCCATAGGATGCCTGTGCCTAACCTGTTGTAAGGATCCATATAATCGCTGCTTCTTACTTTTGGAAACAGGCACTGTTTGCAAGATCGCAACCGACAAGGAGTGGTTTCAGGCCACGGACGCCAAGTTCCAGGCCTGGCCTCGCACCGCTGGGCCGCCGGTCATCATGAACCCCATCAGCCGCCAGAACTTCATCGTCAAGAACCCTTGAATAGGTGGCACGAGCGGCATCTCGCTCCCACCATGGGATCCCAAGTTTCTTTTCTAGGGTTTTGAAGTTCCTAATAAAAGGGACTTGAAGTTGGGGTATACTCTTTTGTTTTACGAATTTCAGTTTCGGTGAGCAACTTTGAGGTGCTTTACCGCTTGCTCGCTCGCCTTTCGATGAACTCTGTTCCTCAGTGAAATTATCCACATCCACTAGGCAGTAAAATAACTGCATCGTTGTTTCCGCACTGTCTTTCATGTAGTGCTGTGTTTCTTTCTGATCTGATGCTCCAAGTTTATGCTGTGATGTTAACGAGCCTATTGTTTTCGACTTTTAGCATGGCGGACTGGTGGTGCACTATAATTCTTTTTGCTTGTGCTGCTATTATGCACAATGGTAAACTATTGTTGAAACGAATTCGTCAGCTGCTGTTATTTGCAATGTTAAACTATTGTTGAAAAGCATTCATGTGCTGCTGTTAGATTGCGTATCATTCTGTGATATCCTGCTGAAAATGCTGGACTCAGCTGGAGTATTGCCGCACATCACTGCCCACTCAAGCCCTACACTAGCAACAGAACTTTGTGGTTTTGAAGCCATTCACATGACCCAACGTTCTTGATCCGCTGAAATGGTTTACATGCAGATT contains:
- the LOC125534582 gene encoding uncharacterized protein LOC125534582; translation: MATKYIIGTLVGSFGIAYVCDTTVSDKKIFGGTVCKIATDKEWFQATDAKFQAWPRTAGPPVIMNPISRQNFIVKNP